Proteins from one Coffea arabica cultivar ET-39 chromosome 8c, Coffea Arabica ET-39 HiFi, whole genome shotgun sequence genomic window:
- the LOC113707012 gene encoding uncharacterized protein, which translates to MSIRFKFRSSVNFDSVDIDGRSSISVRELRFKIIRHKNLNVCQDFDLVFSDASSGQEYDDDNFQIPSGSSVIIKRVPARTAPSAMEPIDAVRSTVGKGSYPQIQAMDQMDECNVFEADVSPVPTAILTGSDLEVDKNKCGNGAKANFTGLRSGRPKLESDDQPIPRGFHVSGNKGKAVEAVEERTKLEKLLDPNSTAVLDTGLPSELKCFLCNTYFKHAVMIPCCQHSFCEKCIRQELVEKTRCPKCFSNKCKVKDLLPNLSLRQAIEHFLESQMLMAGSENAFNKYVPDGESGIQGKDASCAVTVIQREPELPHSPSATGKGSNQVIAESFYGSIMRRNASFGPSELNFNNLAPGRQSAAPTKQKGVNLVHTLPQNHVFDEADSTHDRKRGWWVEGGDRNFQATGRHIKNQGYRTCYMCGSPDHLFRDCPASSGPHPMLQTGPGIVQGGVPGYASSYWNGAACAPVRPFPNIYGSPAMMTFNASLFPVSPYVVPPYAPPMYGGLPTSGGIMRAGTMAHPIGNRAEHHLGHSDYMELRYSESKRKFSNENWGRGQDFDVDEKSHERYGCREPERSHDYSIRKEREVSESHSDDSFARRSRKRKKQGDLGDSDTYSADGRHEKSSRSSVAVRDQKLYSSERSSQVIEHLHTSSSKHSEDKCKPRKRSSRKHHERREQSHSDPSWGHRHVSGKADDVRRRVDSHVRDSHKKHDNHSEFGLEPISPGDQRRSYKDRDSGLESRHPRHKMKLKNEDLYDDRWQMVSDLDEDRRDDYCRHKRKRIH; encoded by the exons ATGTCAATTCGGTTCAAATTCAGGAGCTCGGTGAACTTCGACTCGGTGGATATCGATGGGCGGTCCTCTATCTCCGTACGCGAATTGAGGTTCAAAATCATTCGTCACAAAAATCTCAACGTCTGTCAAGACTTTGATCTCGTCTTTTCTGATGCCTCTTCTGGCCAAG AATATGATGACgataattttcaaattccaAGCGGTTCAAGTGTGATAATTAAAAGGGTTCCAGCGAGAACGGCACCTTCTGCTAT GGAGCCAATTGATGCTGTCAGGAGTACCGTGGGGAAAGGTTCTTATCCTCAAATTCAAGCT ATGGACCAAATGGATGAATGTAATGTTTTTGAGGCCGATGTGAGTCCTGTTCCTACCGCAATTTTAACTGGCTCTGATCTAGAGGTTGACAAGAATAAGTGTGGAAATGGTGCCAAGGCAAATTTCACTGGTTTAAG GTCAGGACGTCCAAAGCTTGAATCAGACGATCAGCCTATACCGAGAG GTTTTCATGTTAGCGGAAATAAGGGGAAGGCTGTGGAAGCAGTTGAAGAGCGGACAAAATTGGAAAA GTTATTGGATCCCAACTCTACAGCAGTGCTAGATACAGGATTGCCTTCAGAACTGAAATGCTTTTTGTGCAATACATATTTCAAGCATGCAGTGATGATACCTTGCTGTCAGCACAGTTTTTGCGAGAAAT GCATACGTCAGGAGCTGGTTGAGAAAACTAGGTGTCCTAAATGTTTCTCCAACAAATGCAAAGTGAAAGATTTGCTGCCAAACTTATCGCTTAGGCAAGCAATTGAACATTTTCTTGAGTCTCAAATGCTTATGGCTGGTTCAGAGAATGCTTTCAACAAATATGTTCCTg ATGGGGAATCTGGAATTCAAGGTAAAGATGCCTCTTGTGCTGTAACTGTTATCCAGAGAGAGCCAGAACTGCCTCACTCTCCATCTGCAACTGGGAAGGGATCCAATCAAGTTATTGCAGAATCATTTTATGGCTCAATTATGAGGAGAAATGCGTCCTTTGGGCCCTCTGAGCTCAATTTCAATAATTTAGCTCCAGGAAGACAATCAGCAGCTCCTACAAAACAGAAG GGGGTCAATTTGGTGCACACTTTGCctcaaaatcatgtttttgatGAAG CTGATTCTACCCATGACAGAAAGAGGGGATGGTGGGTTGAAG GTGGAGATAGAAATTTTCAAGCCACTGGCAGACACATCAAG AATCAGGGATACCGAACCTGTTACATGTGTGGTTCTCCAGACCATCTCTTCCGAGACTGCCCTGCTTCTTCTGGTCCACATCCTATGCTTCAGACTG GACCTGGTATAGTTCAAGGGGGAGTTCCAGGTTATGCATCATCCTACTGGAATGGTGCTGCATGTGCCCCAGTCAGGCCCTTTCCAAACATATATGGCAGCCCTGCAATGATGACCTTCAATGCTTCTCTATTCCCTGTTTCACCCTATGTGGTTCCTCCCTATGCTCCACCTATGTATGGTGGCTTACCTACTTCTGG GGGAATCATGAGAGCAGGAACTATGGCTCATCCTATAGGAAACAGAGCTGAACATCATCTGGGCCATTCTGACTATATGGAGCTTCGGTACTCTGAAAGCAAAAGGAAGTTTTCAAATGAGAACTGGGGCAG AGGGCAAGATTTTGATGTTGATGAAAAAAGTCACGAGCGCTATGGATGTCGTGAACCTGAAAGATCACATGATTATAGCATTCGTAAAGAGAGGGAAGTAAGTGAAAGTCATTCAGATGACAGCTTTGCTCGAAGAtcaaggaagagaaaaaaacaGGGTGATCTTGGTGATTCTGATACTTACTCTGCTGATGGAAGGCACGAGAAAAGTTCGCGTTCCTCTGTTGCTGTAAGAGATCAGAAGCTCTACTCCTCAGAGAGGTCCAGCCAAGTAATAGAACACTTGCATACTAGTTCTAGCAAGCATAGTGAAGACAAGTGCAAACCCCGTAAGAGAAGCTCAAGAAAACACCATGAGAGAAGGGAACAGTCTCACAGTGATCCTAGCTGGGGTCACCGACATGTATCTGGTAAAGCAGATGATGTTAGACGGAGGGTTGATTCCCATGTTAGAGATTCACACAAGAAACATGACAACCATTCAGAATTTGGTCTGGAACCAATATCTCCTGGTGATCAGAGAAGGTCATATAAAGATCGAGATTCTGGGTTGGAGTCTAGGCATCCCAGGCACAAAATGAAACTCAAGAATGAAGATTTGTATGATGATAGGTGGCAGATGGTTAGTGACTTGGATGAAGACCGTAGAGATGATTATTGTCGCCACAAACGGAAAAGAATTCATTAA